Proteins encoded together in one Coffea arabica cultivar ET-39 chromosome 2c, Coffea Arabica ET-39 HiFi, whole genome shotgun sequence window:
- the LOC113720872 gene encoding ubiquitin-like-specific protease ESD4: MSSNLTNEYKVKKQTPSRAHERKPKGLAGRVSVYTQRRNEARRRAEGALETIRREGVDNCKTASAVVHDFLMNMTLPLEQAVVTIRGQVANREHILCLLPCMGVEAEIVNCYSALLTARARRNSGNASYRVWYMPSWSAEMVTKNEMTLDELYIYYLTENKFGGLIMECEKICIPLNWDGKHWYLAVIYMKENKVMIFDPFPDEDFNELRLMNAKVVCSKISGALYTGYGENFSYDFNDFEYLSPSWCPRQINKWDSAMFVMKYMEVCDEMEDVIKIEIISNQARRSRAIELFVDASNEARQTCVDEFEGLQEIFQPVHPN, from the exons ATGTCATCTAACTTGACAAACGAATACAAAGTCAAGAAGCAAACACCTAGCAGGGCACATGAAAGAAAACCCAAAGGACTAGCAGGAAGGGTATCAGTATATACCCAAAGAAGGAACGAAGCACGGAGAAGAGCAGAAGGAGCTTTAGAG ACAATAAGGAGAGAGGGAGTTGATAATTGCAAAACTGCTAGTGCTGTGGTTCATGATTTTCTCATGAATATGACATTGCCGCTGGA GCAAGCCGTCGTTACAATTAGAGGCCAGGTAGCTAACAGAGAGCATATTCTTTGTCTATTGCCTTGTATGGGTGTCGAAGCTGAG ATTGTTAACTGTTACTCTGCATTGCTCACGGCACGTGCAAGGAGAAATTCTGGGAATGCATCATATCGCGTGTGGTACATGCCGAGTTGGTCAGCG GAAATGGTGACAAAAAATGAGATGACACTAGATGAGCTGTATATCTATTACCTAACTGAGAACAAATTTGGTGGCTTGATTATGGAGTGTGAGAAG ATTTGTATACCACTGAATTGGGATGGAAAACACTGGTATTTGGCAGTCATTTACATGAAAGAGAATAAGGTTATGATATTCGACCCATTCCCTGATGAAGATTTCAATGAATTGCGGTTGATGAATGCAAAGGTGGTG TGTTCAAAAATTAGTGGTGCACTATATACGGGATATGGGGAAAATTTCAGTTATGACTTCAACGACTTTGAATACTTGAGTCCCAGTTGGTGCCCAAGGCAAATCAACAA GTGGGACTCTGCTATGTTCGTGATGAAATACATGGAAGTATGCGATGAAATGGAGGATGTGATCAAAATTGAG ATAATATCCAATCAAGCTAGGAGAAGCCGAGCAATTGAACTATTTGTGGATGCATCCAACGAAGCCAGACAAACCTGTGTTGATGAATTTGAAGGCCTTCAAGAGATATTCCAACCAGTGCATCCCAACTAG
- the LOC113720221 gene encoding eukaryotic initiation factor 4A-6-like produces the protein MLYCLFDEAESVFCFSNIIYDIFQLLPAKVQVGVFSATMPPEALEITRKFMNKPVRILVKRDELTLEGIKQFYVNVEKEEWKLETLCDLYETLAITQSVIFVNTRRKVNWLTDQMRGRDHTVSATHGDMDQNTRDIIMREFRSGSSRILVLSYSTWTTTIIFCYVHTLVNWIRPNWMSNATLLMVTHNGINASAPAILETIKVYI, from the exons ATGTTATACTGTCTATTTGATGAAGCAGAgtcagttttttgtttttccaataTT ATATATGACATTTTTCAGCTTCTACCTGCCAAAGTTCAAGTAGGAGTTTTCTCTGCTACCATGCCACCTGAAGCCCTTGAAATCACTAGAAAGTTTATGAATAAGCCGGTCAGGATTTTGGTTAAGCGTGATGAATTAACTCTCGAGGGAATTAAACAGTTTTATGTGAATGTTGAAAAGGAAGAGTGGAAGCTTGAAACTTTATGTGATCTCTATGAGACTCTAGCCATCACCCAGAGTGTGATTTTCGTGAATACTCGACGCAAAGTTAACTGGCTTACTGACCAAATGAGAGGCCGTGACCACACAGTCTCAGCTACGCATGGAGACATGGATCAGAATACCCGGGATATAATAATGCGCGAATTTCGCTCTGGTTCTTCTCGTATTCTCGTATTATCATATTCCACATGGACAACCACTATCATCTTTTGTTATGTTCATACTCTAGTGAATTGGATAAGACCGAATTGGATGTCTAATGCGACTCTCCTGATGGTTACCCACAATGGCATAAATGCAAGTGCACCTGCAATCCTGGAGACCATTAAAGTCTATATATAG
- the LOC113720232 gene encoding protein FAR1-RELATED SEQUENCE 5-like, whose product MNWHEPSCLEHANEELEREQLTGSREQNGERGEMRAEAGEGVMQEEVMANNVQARCIDDLEYDQVMNMTFDSVEDAELFYFVYARAMGFGIRRSDRKYYDDGKTRYRKWLCCREGEREERWKTMENRMREAKVVPRVKCKACFRIKYDLPSSKFIVTEFLREHNHTLATPSTAIFLRAHRNVSDADYAHAYALRRVGTRTSQIMKLFALEAGGYDKVNFQNKDLYNKIERERKNEIIHGDAEGAIAYLQGKKDLDNDFCYKYHTDSENRLMRLFWADSQSLYDYKCFGEVLVFDSTYKTNDYNQPLVVLCGVNNHFSTCIFACCLVSNEDEEAFDWVLQTLVDANGGKKPISIITDGDPAMKKVIKNIIPEARHRLCSWHLQRNAKYNANKAFMKRFSSCMHNNWSPQRFEREWEKAVIECGIQDSEWVKSVYKKRDKWATAYLRDHFFAGMKSTQRCEKMNDVLKIHLTGELKLFEFMRAFDLGVAAIRHEENRLIAETEQTSLLPTTDMPWIEEHAAEIYTRNIFLIV is encoded by the coding sequence ATGAATTGGCACGAACCATCTTGTCTGGAGCATGCAAATGAAGAGTTAGAGAGAGAACAACTCACAGGCTCCCGAGAGCAAAATGGAGAACGAGGAGAAATGCGAGCAGAAGCTGGAGAAGGAGTAATGCAAGAAGAAGTGATGGCCAATAATGTTCAAGCTCGTTGCATAGATGATCTGGAATATGATCAAGTAATGAACATGACATTTGACTCAGTGGAAGATGCAGAGCTTTTCTATTTCGTGTATGCTAGAGCAATGGGTTTTGGCATAAGAAGAAGTGATCGAAAATATTATGATGATGGGAAGACACGTTATAGAAAATGGCTATGCTGTAGGGAGGGTGAACGTGAAGAGAGATGGAAAACAATGGAAAATCGAATGAGAGAAGCAAAAGTTGTACCTAGGGTGAAATGCAAAGCTTGCTTTCGAATCAAGTATGATCTGCCAAGCAGCAAATTTATAGTCACTGAATTTTTAAGGGAGCACAATCATACATTGGCAACGCCCTCAACTGCCATTTTTCTAAGAGCACATAGAAATGTTTCTGATGCAGACTATGCTCATGCATATGCATTGCGAAGGGTCGGGACAAGAACAAGCCAGATTATGAAGCTCTTTGCACTGGAGGCAGGTGGCTATGACAAAGTCAATTTTCAGAATAAAGATCTGTATAATAAAATAGAAAGGGAGCGCAAGAATGAGATTATACATGGTGATGCTGAGGGTGCAATCGCATATCTACAAGGAAAAAAGGACTTGGATAATGACTTCTGTTACAAGTATCATACAGATTCAGAAAATAGACTAATGCGTCTCTTCTGGGCAGATTCACAGTCCTTATACGATTACAAATGCTTTGGTGAGGTCCTAGTTTTTGATTCTACGTATAAGACGAATGACTACAACCAGCCATTGGTGGTGTTATGTGGAGTAAATAATCATTTCTCAACATGTATATTTGCGTGTTGTTTAGTATCCAATGAAGATGAGGAAGCATTTGACTGGGTCCTTCAAACATTAGTCGATGCAAATGGTGGGAAAAAGCCAATTTCTATTATAACAGATGGAGACCCAGCTATGAAAAAAGTCATCAAGAATATAATACCTGAGGCAAGGCATAGGCTCTGTTCCTGGCATCTTCAACGAAATGCAAAGTACAATGCAAACAAAGCTTTCATGAAGCGTTTCTCCTCGTGTATGCATAATAATTGGTCCCCTCAAAGATTTGAGCGCGAATGGGAAAAAGCCGTTATTGAGTGTGGCATCCAAGATAGTGAGTGGGTGAAATCAGTTtacaaaaaacgtgataaatgGGCCACGGCATATCTTCGCGATCATTTCTTTGCAGGCATGAAAAGTACACAGAGATGTGAGAAAATGAATGACGTTTTAAAGATTCATTTGACAGGGGAGCTGAAATTGTTTGAGTTCATGCGGGCGTTCGATTTGGGAGTTGCTGCTATACGGCACGAAGAAAATAGGCTAATTGCCGAGACCGAACAAACAAGCCTTCTTCCAACCACTGATATGCCTTGGATAGAGGAGCATGCAGCAGAAATATATACtagaaatatatttttgatagtCTGA